From the genome of Paraburkholderia sp. ZP32-5:
CAGATCCTGACGCGCGTCGCCCGGCGGATCGATCACCTGGCGGGCGAGCTGCACGCGCCGGTCCGTATTCGTGAACGTACCGCTTTTCTCGGCGAAAGCCGACGCCGGCAGAATCACGTCGGCATGAAACGCGGTCTCGGTCACGAACAGATCCTGCACGACCAGGAACTGCAGCTTCGCCAGCGCCTGACGCGCGTGCTGCAGGTCGGGGTCCGACATCGCCGGATTCTCGCCCTCGATATACATGCCGTTGATGGTGCCCGCGTGAATCGCATTCATGATCTCGACGACGGTCAGTCCGGGCTTCGGGTCGAGTTGCTGTCGCCACAGCTGTTCGAACGGTGCGCGCTGATCGGCGCGCGCGACCGACTGATAGTCCGGGAAGAACATCGGAATCAGCCCGGCATCCGACGCGCCCTGCACATTATTCTGCCCACGCAGCGGATGCAGCCCCGTGCCGGGCCGGCCGACCTGACCGGTGACGAGCGCGAGCGCAATCAGGCAGCGGGCATTGTCGGTGCCGTGCACGTGCTGGCTGATGCCCATGCCCCAGAAGATGATCGACGCTTTGGACGTCGCATAAAGACGCGCGACCTCGCGAATCGACTCTGCTGAAACGCCGCAGATCGGCTCCATTTTTTCGGGTGCGAAAGCCTGAATCCGCTCTTTCAGTTCGTCATAGCCTTCCGTGTGTTCGGCGATGTACTGGTCGTCGGTCAAGCCTTCGGTGATGATCGTGTACAGCATTGCGTTGAGCAGCGCGACGTCGCTGCCCGGTTTGAACGCGAGATGCCGGTACGCGTGACGCGAAAGACTTTGGCGCCGCGGGTCGATCACGATCAGCTTCGCATTGCGCCGCGCCGCGTTCTTGATATAGGTCGCGGCAACAGGATGATTGACGGTCGGGTTCGCGCCGATCACGAGGATGACTTCCGCGTCCAGCGCCGCTTCGAACGGCGCGGAGACGGCGCCGGAATTCAGCCCTTCCGTCAACGCCGCCACCGACGATGCGTGACACAGCCGCGTGCAATGGTCGACATTGTTCGAACCAAAACCGGTGCGCACGAGCTTCTGGAACAGATACGCCTCTTCGTTGGAGCCTTTTGCCGAACCGAAGCCGGCGAGCGCCTTCAGGCCCTGGGTGTCGCGGATCGCCGCGAGACCACGCGCGGCGACATCGAGCGCTTCGTCCCAGCTCGCTTCGCGAAAGTGCGTGTACGGATTGGCCGGGTCGACCTGATCGGCCCAGTCCTTTTTCGCGTTCGGCAGGCGGATCAGCGGCGTGGTCAGGCGGTGCGGGTGGTGAATGTAGTCGAAGCCGAAGCGGCCTTTCACACACAGGCGATTGTGGTTGGCCGGGCCGTTGGTGCCTTCGGTATAGAGAATCGTGTTGTCCTTCACCTTGTACGTGACCTGGCAGCCGACCCCGCAGAACGGGCATAGCGAGTCCACCTCGCTGTCCGCGTAGTGGACGCGGGTCTGCGTGTCGTCGAGCAGCGCGGATGGCATCAGCGCGCCCGTCGGGCACGCCTGCACGCACTCGCCGCATGCGACGCAGGTCGACTCGCCCATCGGGTCGTCGAAGTCGAACACGATCTTCGCGTGATGCCCGCGATACGCCATGCCGATCACGTCATTCATCTGCACCTCGCGGCAACCGCGCACGCAGAGTCCGCACTGGATGCACGCGTCCAGGTTCACGCGCATCGCCGGGTGACTCGCATCGCCCGGCCAGCGTTCGGCCGCGGGAAAGCGGCTCGCGGTGACGCCCATCCGTTCCGCCCAGTTCCAGAACTTCGATTGCGGATCGTGCGATGTCGCGCGCGCGGGTTGATCCGCGACGAGCAGTTCCATCACCATCTTGCGAGCGGAGATCGCGCGCGCGGTGGCCGAATGCACCTTCATGCCGACCGCCGGCGTGCGTTTGCACGAAGCGGCCAGCACCCGTTCGCCTTCGATTTCAACCATGCAGGCGCGGCAGTTGCCATCGGCCCGGTAATCCGGCTCTGGCGAATAGCACAGATGCGGAATCTCGGTGCCGACGCGTTTGGCGACCTGCCAGATCGTCTCGCCGGGTGCGGCTTCGACGGTCTGCCCGTCGAGTTCGAACTGGATCGTGCTCATGGCTTGGGCTCCCGCGCCGGAAACAGCTCGGTGAAGTACTTGAGCACGGACGTCAGCGGATTGGATGCCGCCTGACCGAGCCCGCAGATCGACGCGTCGCGCATCGCCTGGCTCAACTCGTTCAACAGGTCCTGGTCCCACTCGTCCCGGCTCATCAGCACGGCGGCTTTCTCCGTGCCGACGCGGCACGGCGTGCATTGACCGCAGCTTTCGTCTTCGAAAAAGCGCATCAGATTCAGCGCGGCGGCCTTGATGTCGTCCTGGTCGGACAGCACGACGACGGCCGCCGAGCCGATGAAGCAGCCGTATTTTTCGAGCGTGCCGAAATCGAGTGGGATGTCGTCCATCGCGGCGGGCAGAATGCCGCCCGATGCGCCACCCGGCAGGTACGCACGCAACACGTGGCCATCGGCCATGCCGCCGCAGAATTCGTCGATCAGCTCGCGAATCGTCACGCCGGCAGGCGCGAGTTTGACACCGGGGTTTTTGACGCGCCCCGACACCGAATAACTGCGTAGCCCCTCGCGACCATTGCGGCCATAAGTCTTCCACCAGTCCGCGCCCCTTTCGACGATGTCGCGGACCCAGAACAGCGTTTCCACGTTGTTGATCAGCGTCGGTCGTCCGAACAGGCCGATCTGGAACGGGTATGGCGGCTTGTGGCGCGGATAGCCGCGCTTGCCTTCGATGCTTTCGAGCAGTGACGATTCTTCGCCGCAGATATACGCGCCGGCACCGCGTCGCAGATGCAGTACCGGGCCGCCAGGCGGCAGCTTGGCGATCTCGCGCAGCAGGATTTCGCGCGTTGCCGGATATTCGTCGCGGATGTACAGATACACCTCGGGCGCTTCGATCACGTGCGCCGCAATCAGCGTGCCTTCGAGAAAGCGATGCGGATCGCGCTCCAGGTAGTAGCGATCCTTGAACGTCCCGGGCTCGCCTTCGTCGCCGTTGACAGCCATCAAGCGCGCACCGGGCACGCCGAGCACGGAGCGCCATTTGCGCGCGGTCGGAAAACCCGCGCCGCCGAGCCCGCGCAGACTGGCGTTGTCCAGCGCTTTCAGCAGGTCTTCGCTCGACAGCGCGCCCGAGCGCAGCCGCGACAGCAGCTGATAACCGCCGTCCGCGACGTACTCTTCGTACTCGATGTAGGACGGCAGATGCACATGCGTATCGCCACGTTGCACCGTTTCGAGCACGGACGCAGTAGTCGCATGGTCGACGAAGTTGTGGCCGACTTCAGCGACCGGCGCCGTATCGCAGCGACCCACGCAAGGCGCGCGCACCACCCGCACTTGCGGCCCAGCCGATGCCTGCAAATCGTCGAGCAGTTGTTGCGCGCCGCACATCGCGCACGTCAGGGAATCGCACACGCGGATCGTCAGAGGCGGGATCGCCGGATCGCCCTCCTTCACC
Proteins encoded in this window:
- the fdhF gene encoding formate dehydrogenase subunit alpha, with protein sequence MSTIQFELDGQTVEAAPGETIWQVAKRVGTEIPHLCYSPEPDYRADGNCRACMVEIEGERVLAASCKRTPAVGMKVHSATARAISARKMVMELLVADQPARATSHDPQSKFWNWAERMGVTASRFPAAERWPGDASHPAMRVNLDACIQCGLCVRGCREVQMNDVIGMAYRGHHAKIVFDFDDPMGESTCVACGECVQACPTGALMPSALLDDTQTRVHYADSEVDSLCPFCGVGCQVTYKVKDNTILYTEGTNGPANHNRLCVKGRFGFDYIHHPHRLTTPLIRLPNAKKDWADQVDPANPYTHFREASWDEALDVAARGLAAIRDTQGLKALAGFGSAKGSNEEAYLFQKLVRTGFGSNNVDHCTRLCHASSVAALTEGLNSGAVSAPFEAALDAEVILVIGANPTVNHPVAATYIKNAARRNAKLIVIDPRRQSLSRHAYRHLAFKPGSDVALLNAMLYTIITEGLTDDQYIAEHTEGYDELKERIQAFAPEKMEPICGVSAESIREVARLYATSKASIIFWGMGISQHVHGTDNARCLIALALVTGQVGRPGTGLHPLRGQNNVQGASDAGLIPMFFPDYQSVARADQRAPFEQLWRQQLDPKPGLTVVEIMNAIHAGTINGMYIEGENPAMSDPDLQHARQALAKLQFLVVQDLFVTETAFHADVILPASAFAEKSGTFTNTDRRVQLARQVIDPPGDARQDLWIIQQIGKRMGLDWHYEGPADVFAEMAQVMPSLRNITWERLEREGAVTYPVDGPDVPGHDIIFAGRFPTANGRGRIVPAHVLPPDEVPDAAYPMVLSTGRVLEHWHTGAMTRRSSVLDAVEPEAVAFMSPKDMRRMDLHPGDLVRLKTRRGVVEIKTRSDPDVPENMVFMPFCYAEAAANLLTNPALDPVGKIPEFKFCAVHAERVDIASVVE
- a CDS encoding NAD(P)H-dependent oxidoreductase subunit E; amino-acid sequence: MEQHEHTIRLFDHPGSGRRKAKSTPKGRTIDPQAAHEIDTLLAGRPRRRDLLIEYLHLIQDQYLQISAAHLAALADEMSLSFAEVFETATFYAHFDVVKEGDPAIPPLTIRVCDSLTCAMCGAQQLLDDLQASAGPQVRVVRAPCVGRCDTAPVAEVGHNFVDHATTASVLETVQRGDTHVHLPSYIEYEEYVADGGYQLLSRLRSGALSSEDLLKALDNASLRGLGGAGFPTARKWRSVLGVPGARLMAVNGDEGEPGTFKDRYYLERDPHRFLEGTLIAAHVIEAPEVYLYIRDEYPATREILLREIAKLPPGGPVLHLRRGAGAYICGEESSLLESIEGKRGYPRHKPPYPFQIGLFGRPTLINNVETLFWVRDIVERGADWWKTYGRNGREGLRSYSVSGRVKNPGVKLAPAGVTIRELIDEFCGGMADGHVLRAYLPGGASGGILPAAMDDIPLDFGTLEKYGCFIGSAAVVVLSDQDDIKAAALNLMRFFEDESCGQCTPCRVGTEKAAVLMSRDEWDQDLLNELSQAMRDASICGLGQAASNPLTSVLKYFTELFPAREPKP